GTTAGACCAGAAGTCCAGGTCCTCAAGACCTCATCTTCCCCATCACTTTGTATTGGAGCTGAACGGATCAAACATTTCTCTACTTGGAAATCATTGGTAAGAGGCATCGCTTACCTCAAGTCCCTTGCAATCATCAGGAAAAACCCGTCCGTGGGACGAACCAGACAGGTCACCCCAGAACTTATTGAAAAGTCTCGGATTTTCATCCTCAAAGATGTTCAGGAACAGGTCTACAATGAGAAATTACGGTGTCTCAGGGAATCAAAGGCAGTACCTAGTAATAGCAGCATCTCATCCTTAACACCGATTCTGGACCAGGACGGCATTCTTCGAGTTGGTGGTCGTCTCAACCGTTCAAACTTGTCTTTGGAAGAGCGAAATCCAATTATAGTGCCAGGTAAACATCATGTGGCTCGACTTCTTATCGAACACTTTCATGCAGAGGTCCGTCACCAGGGTAGGCATCTGACAGAGGGTGCTGTACGATCAGGAGGTTACTGGGTGACCGGCGCCAAACGTTTGATTTCCTCAATCCTCCAAGCATGTATGAAATGTCATCGACTTCGCGGGAAACTTAGTCATCAGCAAATGGCAGATCTTCCGCCTGATAGACTTGAGCCATGTGCGCCATTTACGTATGTAGGTGTAGACGTTTTCGGCCCATGGAGCATTACTTCCAGACGCACTAGAGGGGGCACTGCACTGTCTAAACGATGGGCTGTGCTTTTTACCTGTCTTATGACAAGATCTGTTCATATAGAGGTTATTGAAGAgatgtcatcatcatcttttATTAACGCCTTACGCCGGTTCTTCTCTATTCGCGGACCTGTACGCGAGTTTCGCTCTGATAATGGAACTAACTTCGTAGGATCTACAGAAGACATGGGTTTTCAGACAATCAACGTGGATGAACCTAAATTCGCGAATTACATGTTAGAGAACAGTACTGTCTGGCGCTTCAACCCGCCACACGCGTCCCATATGGGCGGCGCGTGGGAACGCATGATTGGCACAGCGAGAAGGATCTTAGACTCCATGCTGATAGACATGAAGGGTAGAGCTCTAACTCATGAAATACTTACCACTTTGATGGCAGAGGTAGTGGCCATCATGAATTCAAGACCTATTGCACCTGTGTCTAGTGATCCTCAAGACGCCACTGTACTTTCACCATCTATGCTACTGACTCAGAAGACCTCATGCCCATCTTCAGTGTGTTGTGAACATCTCAACCAGAAAGACCTTTACAGACATCAGTGGAAATGTGTCCAAGTACTGGCTGAAGAGTTTTGGAAGAAATGGCGGAGAGAGTACCTCCTCAACTTGCAGACGCGTACCAAATGGCAGAAACCGCAGAGGAATCTTCAAGAAGGGGACATCGTTCTTATGAAGGATCGGAGTGTCGCGCGCATGGAATGGGCTCTTGCAGTTGTTAACCGTGTGTTCATAAGTGAAGACAAATTAGTGCGAAAAGTGGAAATCCGTGTGGTCAGAGATGGCAAAACAACATACTTTGTTAGACCAGTTACCGAAGTTGTGTTTCTTAACAGCCCAGAGTGACTTCAAGGAATGAACAAATGTGGAAATACTCTTTGCTTGTATTAGAATCATTCAGACATTCTTTTATGTGATATTACCTAAGTTTATTTGCATTGAAcataacatttttgtttaagTAGTGATATAGATATATCAGGAGGGGAGTGTCATGTTCCTATATTTAgacttttgtattttattacaattttatttgcaatCCGGAACTTTCCGGAATTTGCAGTCCGGATGTTAGTCTAGCCTAAATTTAGATTCGACTCAGGTTGTCAACATGCCGGGCCACGGCTAAATCAAAGGAAAATTTAGGTCCCCCACAGGGTAGGTTTATTCCCTGtccatatattgtttatatgtatttttgtctaCCATATGATTGTAAACATTATTCAGTCATTGTGATTATTTCACGATGGTTTATTTGCCATTTTTAGTCATTTGATTATCATTGATCATGTATTGTCTGCAGGAGCACATGTTCAGTGCTTTAGGACCCTGCGTGTCACTAGTATAGCATATGTTGATTAGAGGTATTATGGGATGTATGTATAGTATGTTTACTAGATAGGTATAATGTGAATAAGCCTTTTAGATAGATATAATTACTGTTTTTGATCGAGGTATGATTTAGTCAATTCGTCctcttataattacatgtgtatacatgggACGAAATGTCTTACTAGGCAAACTTTATTATAGATAacaatttactataaataatgtacTTAGAGACATTCTGTCTGAAGGTGAATGCATATATATTGTGttcatatatagaaatattgtcaaataGGAAATCCAGGTAATTTATCTCTAGTCAATTATGTGTATAGTTATCAAAGTATTGAGGGTAATGAGATTGATTAAGTTTCAATTAGGCATGTGTAGTTATAAGGACACATTGTACATCTGTATTATTGTGcctttattttcaaatgttgtAGTCTTTTACCTTCCTCCGGGAAGTTCTGTGTTTTGGATAACTACCTTCCTCCGGGGAGTTCTGTGAATCGAATACCTTCCTCCGGGGAGTTCTGTGAATCGAATACCTTCCTCCGGGGAGTTCAGTGAAAGGAATAACTACCTTCCTCCGGGAAGTTCCATGTAAACAGATGTACCTTCCTCTGGGGAGATTTGCGAAATAAACAAGAGAACCTACAGAAATCTGAGATCATCAACCAAGGACAGATCAAAGCCGATGTCCAGTACACATTACAGAACCTCCCTCCGCGTACTGATTTCAGTAAAATTTTACTGTCATGTTTCTATTCAACCAATGACCTACTCACTTAGTTCCAACTGCTCCATACCCTTCCAACCGGCTTCTTATCGGATGTACTCATTTTCAA
This region of Argopecten irradians isolate NY unplaced genomic scaffold, Ai_NY scaffold_0612, whole genome shotgun sequence genomic DNA includes:
- the LOC138313196 gene encoding uncharacterized protein, yielding MFSAGVTEKAYTKRGLLSIINGIFDPIGFAAPVILRGRLLFRDLVGSSPKWDEPLPEERRQEWEAWCNSLERLCACSVPRQYFPGAIYQDLEKKVCIFSDASKDAVAAVAFLQTSDQHGMSFLLGKAKTAPQHGHTTPHLELCAAVLATELGRTINEQLDIPSENMHFYSDSMVVLGYLHNRVRRFYVYIGNRVDRILSFTKPTQWSHIPSESNPADEGTRCVNACDLQESMWLNGTSVLTEERTERIKHFSTWKSLVRGIAYLKSLAIIRKNPSVGRTRQVTPELIEKSRIFILKDVQEQVYNEKLRCLRESKAVPSNSSISSLTPILDQDGILRVGGRLNRSNLSLEERNPIIVPGKHHVARLLIEHFHAEVRHQGRHLTEGAVRSGGYWVTGAKRLISSILQACMKCHRLRGKLSHQQMADLPPDRLEPCAPFTYVGVDVFGPWSITSRRTRGGTALSKRWAVLFTCLMTRSVHIEVIEEMSSSSFINALRRFFSIRGPVREFRSDNGTNFVGSTEDMGFQTINVDEPKFANYMLENSTVWRFNPPHASHMGGAWERMIGTARRILDSMLIDMKGRALTHEILTTLMAEVVAIMNSRPIAPVSSDPQDATVLSPSMLLTQKTSCPSSVCCEHLNQKDLYRHQWKCVQVLAEEFWKKWRREYLLNLQTRTKWQKPQRNLQEGDIVLMKDRSVARMEWALAVVNRVFISEDKLVRKVEIRVVRDGKTTYFVRPVTEVVFLNSPE